A genomic window from Diospyros lotus cultivar Yz01 chromosome 2, ASM1463336v1, whole genome shotgun sequence includes:
- the LOC127795965 gene encoding beta-fructofuranosidase, insoluble isoenzyme CWINV1-like, with the protein MIYKGIYHLFYQYNPFGAVWGHIVWAHSTSTDLINWTPHSHAIYPSQPSDVNGCWSGSATMLPGGKPVILYTGINQNNQQVQNLAMPKNLSDPYLIEWIKSPVNPLMAPDNINKINASSFRDPTTAWRGPDGKWRVIVGNKRKSRGMAILYRSKDFIRWTKAQHPLHSAKDSGMWECPDFYPVLANGVEGLDTSAIGHGAKHVLKVSLDNTKHDHYTIGTYDLVKDIFTPDKGSEENEYALRYDHGKYYASKTFFDSAKKRRILWGWINESTNAATDLKKGWSGIQAIPRRIWLDRSGKQLLQWPVEEIEKQRMNQVDLPARLLKGGSVVEVSGVTATQADAEIEFEFDIPKLQKAELLDPKSSDPQALCSQQGAPVRGGLGPFGLLVLASKGLQEYTSVFFRVFRHQKENKFIVLMCSDQSRSSLHLDYDKTTFSVFVDVDPTREKLSLRSLIDRSIVESFGGGGKACISARVYPSLAIDGEAHLYAFNNGTQSVTVSRLTAWSMKKAQIN; encoded by the exons ATGATTTACAAGGGAATTTACCATTTGTTCTACCAGTACAACCCTTTTGGTGCAGTTTGGGGGCACATAGTGTGGGCACATTCGACTTCCACTGATCTTATCAACTGGACCCCTCACAGCCATGCCATCTACCCGAGCCAGCCATCCGATGTAAACGGGTGCTGGTCAGGCTCTGCCACGATGCTGCCGGGTGGGAAACCGGTTATCCTCTACACCGGAATCAACCAAAACAACCAGCAGGTCCAGAATCTGGCCATGCCCAAAAACCTATCTGATCCATACCTCATAGAATGGATCAAATCACCAGTGAATCCATTAATGGCACCTGATAACATAAACAAAATCAATGCAAGCTCATTCAGGGACCCTACCACAGCCTGGCGAGGACCTGATGGGAAATGGAGAGTGATCGttggaaacaaaagaaagagcAGGGGAATGGCAATTCTGTACCGGAGCAAGGATTTCATCCGGTGGACCAAAGCTCAGCACCCTCTGCATTCGGCTAAGGATTCCGGAATGTGGGAGTGTCCAGATTTCTACCCGGTTTTGGCTAATGGGGTAGAGGGTCTTGACACATCGGCAATTGGCCATGGGGCTAAACATGTCCTCAAGGTCAGCTTAGATAACACCAAACATGATCACTACACCATAGGAACGTATGATCTTGTCAAGGATATCTTTACACCAGATAAGGGATCTGAGGAGAATGAATACGCATTGAGATATGATCATGGGAAGTACTATGCGTCGAAGACGTTTTTCGACAGTGCCAAGAAGAGGAGGATTTTGTGGGGATGGATCAACGAGTCGACTAATGCAGCCACTGATCTCAAGAAAGGATGGTCTGGCATTCAG GCCATTCCAAGGCGAATTTGGCTGGACAGATCTGGAAAACAGCTGCTGCAATGGCCGGTAGAAGAGATTGAGAAGCAGAGGATGAATCAAGTTGACTTGCCTGCCAGGCTGCTCAAGGGAGGTTCAGTGGTTGAAGTTTCCGGGGTCACGGCTACACAG GCAGATGcagaaattgaatttgaatttgatatacCAAAGCTTCAGAAGGCAGAGTTATTGGATCCTAAGTCGAGTGACCCACAAGCCCTTTGTAGCCAACAGGGTGCACCAGTGAGAGGTGGGCTTGGACCATTTGGGCTGCTGGTTTTGGCTTCCAAGGGCTTGCAAGAGTACACATCAGTCTTCTTTAGAGTCTTCCGAcaccaaaaggaaaacaaatttaTCGTGCTCATGTGTAGTGATCAAAGCAG GTCATCATTGCATCTGGATTATGACAAGACCACATTCAGTGTTTTTGTGGACGTTGACCCAACTCGTGAAAAGTTATCACTAAGAAGTTTG ATAGATCGTTCCATAGTGGAGAGCTTCGGGGGCGGAGGGAAGGCTTGCATCAGTGCGAGGGTGTATCCTAGTTTGGCCATCGATGGGGAGGCTCATCTCTATGCCTTCAACAATGGGACTCAGAGTGTGACTGTGTCAAGGTTGACTGCTTGGAGCATGAAGAAAGCCCAGATCAATTAA